One part of the Aneurinibacillus sp. REN35 genome encodes these proteins:
- a CDS encoding DUF1444 family protein, whose protein sequence is MEENKQAQLQKETHKRVIEELERSLPEGWRVEGNKSDLEQIRILHSQLGEGDMAVKLTPLFAKVEQYESDKEKWLAEFTEKVVRTIREAAQKHRLVGQEHRLYPVLRHPSFTSAEKNKALVWRAHTAESIVLYALDLEASYTLISKEMLAEANMTEAALHEKALDNLRRLESTPKQDKVGDNIFYFFNAEDSYSASRVLNEDLLLWMRQKVSGKMGVALPHQDVLIVADLADAKGAYMLAQLTVDFSMRASVPISPIPFMYEDGGLEPYMVMKNPKSRHKYPSHGGRKKRPPEQ, encoded by the coding sequence ATGGAAGAAAATAAGCAAGCGCAATTACAGAAAGAGACGCATAAGAGAGTAATCGAGGAACTAGAACGCTCGCTTCCGGAAGGCTGGAGGGTGGAGGGCAACAAAAGCGACCTTGAGCAGATAAGGATTCTCCACAGTCAGCTTGGTGAAGGCGATATGGCTGTCAAGTTGACTCCGTTGTTTGCTAAAGTGGAGCAATATGAATCAGATAAAGAGAAGTGGCTTGCAGAATTTACAGAGAAGGTTGTGCGTACTATCCGTGAAGCCGCACAAAAGCACAGGTTGGTCGGTCAGGAGCACAGACTCTATCCGGTGCTGCGCCACCCTTCTTTTACATCCGCAGAAAAAAACAAGGCGCTTGTATGGCGCGCACATACAGCCGAGAGTATCGTATTGTATGCTCTTGATTTGGAAGCAAGCTATACACTCATCAGCAAGGAGATGCTTGCTGAAGCAAATATGACAGAGGCAGCGCTCCATGAAAAGGCACTAGATAATTTACGACGACTAGAAAGTACGCCAAAGCAGGATAAGGTTGGCGATAATATTTTTTATTTCTTTAATGCAGAAGATAGCTATAGTGCCAGCCGAGTATTGAATGAGGATCTTCTTCTGTGGATGCGACAGAAGGTGAGCGGCAAGATGGGAGTCGCGCTCCCGCATCAAGATGTGTTGATTGTTGCGGATTTAGCGGACGCCAAGGGCGCATATATGCTAGCTCAGCTTACGGTTGACTTTTCTATGCGTGCAAGCGTTCCGATTTCCCCGATTCCGTTTATGTACGAGGATGGGGGGCTAGAGCCGTATATGGTAATGAAGAATCCGAAATCAAGACATAAATATCCAAGTCATGGCGGAAGGAAGAAGCGTCCGCCTGAGCAATAA
- a CDS encoding DUF948 domain-containing protein — MELAITIAVIVIAIAVAVLTVYMVLFFRNLIPLVKHADETVQHVQGNVDRLMASVDVSLGEMNRISSDIAVKMDKLDSSFEAVDSIGRGLTIASETVQEKMVKKDTSWADKISELAAAGFSLYQGVNKLRQQKAVAQPSSRSGQPPARM, encoded by the coding sequence ATGGAGTTAGCAATTACAATCGCGGTCATCGTTATAGCAATCGCTGTAGCTGTGCTCACCGTATACATGGTGCTATTCTTCCGTAATTTAATTCCACTTGTAAAACATGCGGATGAGACGGTTCAGCACGTTCAAGGTAATGTTGACCGCCTTATGGCAAGTGTCGATGTCTCTTTAGGAGAGATGAACCGCATTTCAAGCGATATTGCAGTGAAAATGGATAAGCTTGACAGCAGCTTTGAAGCTGTAGATTCAATCGGACGCGGCTTGACAATTGCCTCAGAAACCGTCCAAGAAAAGATGGTGAAGAAAGATACTAGCTGGGCGGACAAAATTTCTGAACTTGCAGCCGCTGGCTTCAGCCTTTATCAAGGTGTTAATAAGTTACGCCAACAAAAAGCAGTGGCACAGCCTTCCTCACGATCCGGACAGCCGCCTGCCCGAATGTAA
- a CDS encoding enoyl-CoA hydratase-related protein, translated as MGNEVAAKTKVLFEKEGHLAYVTLNRPDELNCFDYDTLVQLENTLDQIRFDKEIRAVIFTGAGERSFSSGADLKERRTMSEEDVRKFIHKIRSVFDMVEELPQPTIAAINGFCFGGGFELALACDFRYAVDSAKLGMTEVSWAIIPGAGGTQRLPRLIGKGKAKELILTARKIDATTAEQLGILNGVASREELLPKCRELAEEIMQNGPLAVIQAKYAINYGMEVDVKTGLKIETKAYEVIIPTQDRIEALNAFSEKRKPEFKGE; from the coding sequence ATGGGTAATGAAGTAGCAGCAAAGACAAAAGTTCTTTTCGAAAAAGAAGGCCATCTGGCATACGTAACATTGAACCGTCCTGATGAGCTGAATTGTTTTGATTACGATACACTAGTGCAGCTCGAAAACACTCTTGATCAAATCCGCTTTGATAAAGAAATTCGAGCTGTTATTTTCACGGGTGCAGGTGAGCGGTCGTTCAGTTCGGGGGCGGATCTAAAAGAACGGCGTACAATGAGCGAAGAAGATGTGCGCAAGTTTATTCATAAAATTCGTTCGGTATTTGATATGGTAGAAGAGCTTCCACAACCAACGATTGCGGCAATTAACGGCTTTTGTTTCGGCGGCGGCTTTGAGCTTGCGCTTGCCTGTGATTTTCGCTACGCTGTCGACTCGGCAAAGCTTGGTATGACAGAAGTAAGCTGGGCGATTATTCCGGGGGCGGGTGGGACGCAGCGCCTGCCGCGCTTGATCGGAAAAGGAAAGGCAAAGGAACTTATTCTGACGGCACGAAAAATTGATGCGACTACAGCAGAACAGCTCGGAATCCTAAATGGGGTAGCATCGCGTGAAGAATTGCTGCCAAAGTGCCGGGAGCTAGCTGAAGAAATTATGCAGAACGGACCGCTAGCTGTCATTCAGGCGAAGTATGCGATCAATTATGGTATGGAAGTTGATGTAAAGACCGGTCTTAAAATCGAAACAAAAGCATATGAAGTTATCATTCCGACACAGGACCGTATAGAAGCGCTGAATGCATTCAGCGAAAAGCGTAAGCCTGAGTTTAAAGGAGAATAA
- the trpS gene encoding tryptophan--tRNA ligase encodes MKQIFSGVQPSGNFTLGNYIGAMKRFVDLQTEGNCIYSIVNLHSLTVPKEAKELHDYTMQLAAMYLSIGIDPQKSILFIQSQVPEHAELGWLMQCTGYIGELERMTQYKDKSAGKEVVTGALLTYPALMAADILLYNTTHVPVGEDQKQHLEFTRDMAMRFNKKYGETFVIPEPMIQEFGGRIMSLDDPTKKMSKSNPTAGSYIALLDEPNVIAKKIKRAVTDSEGVVRYDKQNKPAVSNLLTIYAACSGESIDTIVQRYEGRGYGDFKKDLAEVVVNALTPIQDEYTRWMESPELVDILKNGAEQAHAIAAKTMDRVRKNMGLVAF; translated from the coding sequence ATGAAACAGATCTTTTCTGGTGTACAACCTAGCGGAAATTTCACATTAGGCAACTACATTGGCGCCATGAAGCGCTTTGTTGACCTACAGACAGAAGGAAACTGCATCTACTCAATCGTTAACCTTCACTCGCTTACCGTGCCTAAAGAAGCCAAAGAACTGCATGACTATACGATGCAGTTAGCCGCCATGTATTTAAGCATTGGAATCGACCCGCAAAAATCGATTTTATTCATCCAATCGCAAGTACCTGAGCATGCAGAGCTTGGATGGTTAATGCAGTGTACGGGATACATCGGGGAATTAGAACGCATGACACAATATAAAGATAAGTCGGCGGGCAAAGAAGTCGTTACCGGCGCTCTTCTTACCTATCCTGCGCTGATGGCTGCCGATATCCTTCTCTATAATACAACGCACGTTCCTGTAGGAGAAGACCAGAAGCAGCACTTAGAATTCACAAGGGATATGGCAATGCGTTTCAATAAGAAGTATGGAGAAACATTCGTAATTCCAGAACCGATGATCCAAGAATTCGGCGGTCGCATTATGTCGCTCGATGATCCAACGAAAAAAATGAGCAAGAGCAATCCAACTGCCGGAAGCTATATTGCTCTGTTAGATGAACCAAATGTGATTGCGAAGAAAATCAAACGAGCTGTCACTGATTCAGAAGGCGTCGTGCGCTACGATAAACAGAATAAACCGGCTGTCAGCAACCTGCTCACTATTTATGCAGCATGCTCTGGCGAATCAATCGATACGATTGTACAGCGTTATGAAGGACGAGGATATGGCGATTTCAAAAAAGATCTGGCCGAAGTCGTTGTCAATGCACTTACACCGATTCAAGATGAGTATACGCGCTGGATGGAAAGCCCAGAACTTGTTGATATCTTAAAAAATGGAGCGGAACAGGCACACGCTATTGCCGCTAAAACAATGGACAGAGTACGTAAAAATATGGGTCTTGTCGCATTCTAG
- the yhfH gene encoding protein YhfH: MIPVSEFYNNLPKKTCARCGSVISEQAESYKTECEECHTNHDNYPA; this comes from the coding sequence ATGATTCCAGTATCTGAGTTCTATAACAACCTTCCGAAGAAAACATGTGCTCGTTGCGGATCTGTAATATCTGAGCAAGCTGAATCGTATAAAACGGAGTGTGAAGAGTGCCATACGAATCACGATAACTACCCTGCATAA